One region of Agrobacterium tumefaciens genomic DNA includes:
- a CDS encoding FecCD family ABC transporter permease: MTIAARNAEAIGAHRLRERRRWRVVSIFFVLMAVSLVLDIATGPSLLSPAEVVKSLTGLGERAAMTDSIVRGLRLPMALMALAVGAALGAGGAQMQTLLNNPMASPYTLGMAAAAGFGAALVLALGGLGLDAMIAVPLGAFVFSMLAALFLFTLASMRQMTTETIILGGIALLFLFQSLLSLIQFLSSPELSQQILFWLFGSLTKATWPTLGLTAAVTALCCALLMADCWKLTALRMGEMRAASLGINVRWLRMKVLVIVAIMTATATSFVGVIGFIGLVAPHIARMTVGEDQRFFLPMSVLSGALMLSAASILSKSIVPGALFPVGIVTAIVGVPFLMWLIFAPKRRGR; this comes from the coding sequence ATGACAATTGCTGCCCGCAACGCCGAGGCCATCGGTGCGCACCGGCTGCGCGAGCGCCGTCGCTGGCGTGTCGTCTCTATCTTCTTCGTATTGATGGCAGTGAGCCTCGTTCTCGATATCGCCACTGGTCCTTCGCTGCTGTCGCCCGCCGAAGTGGTGAAGTCGCTGACCGGCCTTGGCGAACGGGCCGCCATGACCGATTCCATCGTGCGCGGCCTTCGCCTGCCCATGGCGTTGATGGCGCTTGCCGTCGGTGCGGCACTCGGGGCAGGTGGCGCGCAGATGCAGACCCTGCTCAATAATCCCATGGCGAGCCCCTATACGCTCGGTATGGCCGCAGCGGCCGGTTTCGGTGCGGCGCTGGTGCTGGCGCTTGGCGGTCTCGGGTTGGATGCCATGATTGCCGTTCCGCTGGGCGCGTTCGTCTTTTCCATGCTCGCAGCACTTTTTCTCTTCACGCTGGCCTCCATGCGGCAGATGACGACCGAAACCATCATTCTCGGCGGCATCGCGCTTCTTTTCCTGTTTCAGTCGCTGCTGTCGCTCATCCAGTTCCTGTCCTCACCGGAGCTGTCCCAGCAGATTCTTTTCTGGCTGTTCGGCAGCCTGACTAAGGCGACCTGGCCGACGCTTGGCCTGACCGCTGCCGTGACCGCCCTCTGCTGCGCCCTGCTGATGGCGGATTGCTGGAAGCTGACCGCGCTCAGAATGGGGGAGATGCGGGCGGCAAGCCTCGGCATCAATGTCCGCTGGCTGCGCATGAAGGTTCTCGTCATCGTTGCCATCATGACCGCGACGGCCACCAGCTTCGTCGGCGTCATCGGTTTTATCGGGCTGGTCGCGCCGCATATCGCCCGCATGACCGTGGGCGAGGATCAGCGCTTCTTCCTGCCCATGTCGGTGCTGAGCGGCGCGCTGATGCTGTCGGCTGCCTCGATCCTCTCCAAATCGATCGTTCCCGGTGCGCTGTTCCCGGTTGGCATCGTCACGGCCATTGTCGGCGTGCCGTTTCTGATGTGGCTGATTTTCGCTCCGAAGAGGCGCGGCCGATGA
- a CDS encoding ABC transporter ATP-binding protein: protein MMVLDSISAERGGQTVVKGLSARLEAGHIHAVIGPNGTGKTTLLRAIFGDLPLAAGSISLGDRRLRAGERAGRYIRQWRDGFAYMPQDTTADIALSVLEVVALGRFGRLSLHIDDETLDLAMTRLHQAGIAHLAGREIASLSGGQRQMALFAQVLMREPQAMLLDEPVSALDLKHQVALLDLVRQETRANGWVTLVVLHDLNLACQYADNLLVISDGALKATGAPGDIVTPKLISETYGVTVEVLRDRRGNPVIQPAGDPLPEHFKTLEGIIA, encoded by the coding sequence ATGATGGTTCTCGATTCGATTTCCGCCGAGCGCGGCGGACAGACTGTTGTGAAAGGGCTGTCGGCGCGTCTGGAGGCGGGGCATATTCATGCCGTCATCGGCCCAAACGGAACGGGCAAGACGACCCTTTTGAGAGCGATCTTCGGCGATCTGCCACTTGCTGCCGGTTCGATCAGCCTCGGCGACCGCCGTCTTCGGGCCGGGGAGCGGGCGGGGCGGTATATAAGGCAGTGGCGCGATGGCTTTGCCTACATGCCGCAGGACACCACGGCCGATATTGCGCTCAGCGTGCTGGAGGTGGTGGCACTCGGCCGTTTCGGGCGTCTGTCGTTGCATATTGACGACGAGACGCTCGACCTGGCCATGACACGCCTGCATCAGGCGGGAATAGCGCATCTGGCGGGCAGGGAGATCGCCTCCCTCAGCGGCGGGCAGCGGCAGATGGCGCTTTTCGCGCAGGTTCTGATGCGCGAGCCGCAGGCGATGCTGCTGGACGAGCCGGTCAGCGCGCTGGACCTCAAACATCAGGTGGCGCTTCTCGATCTGGTGCGGCAGGAAACCCGCGCCAATGGCTGGGTAACGCTGGTCGTGCTGCATGATCTCAACCTCGCCTGCCAATATGCCGACAACCTGCTGGTGATTTCCGATGGCGCATTGAAGGCGACCGGCGCGCCGGGAGATATCGTCACGCCGAAACTCATTTCCGAGACCTACGGGGTGACGGTGGAAGTTTTGCGGGACAGGCGCGGCAATCCCGTCATTCAGCCGGCTGGCGACCCGCTGCCCGAACATTTCAAAACCCTTGAAGGAATAATTGCATGA
- a CDS encoding pseudoazurin: protein MKRFLMTFAAALAVTFSVAPSFAAEHKVLMLNYGADGSMVFEPSYVKAEPGDTITFVPQNSSHYVQSYAVPEGVTPWKGKLDEAFTVTVEKEGVYLYYCPPHLMMAMIGVIQVGKPVNLEAVRQKAEKLRPKLVMKGERLDAALAQVTPAQ from the coding sequence ATGAAACGATTTTTGATGACGTTTGCCGCGGCTTTGGCCGTAACCTTCTCTGTCGCGCCGTCCTTTGCTGCCGAACACAAGGTGCTGATGCTCAATTACGGCGCGGACGGCAGCATGGTGTTTGAGCCTTCCTATGTAAAGGCAGAGCCCGGCGACACCATCACCTTCGTGCCGCAAAATTCCAGCCATTACGTGCAGTCCTATGCCGTTCCGGAAGGCGTAACGCCCTGGAAAGGCAAGCTTGATGAGGCCTTCACCGTTACCGTCGAGAAGGAAGGCGTCTATCTCTATTATTGCCCACCGCATCTGATGATGGCGATGATCGGCGTGATCCAGGTCGGCAAGCCCGTCAATCTGGAAGCGGTCAGGCAAAAGGCGGAGAAGCTGCGCCCCAAACTGGTCATGAAGGGCGAAAGGCTGGACGCGGCTCTGGCACAGGTAACGCCGGCGCAATGA
- a CDS encoding ferritin — MANKLVETTLNDLLNGELRAHHAYLQAAAWAAERNLDGCYKFLLGHAAEELEHMHRIFSFLNDLGAPVIFTELPAPQVTANDIKGLFAIVAQHESRVTSAINAAVDLARSEKDHATTSFLQWFVNEQHEEDSLCRTIMGKIELIGDGPNALYLIDREIGELAEKA; from the coding sequence ATGGCAAATAAACTAGTCGAAACGACATTGAACGACCTGCTCAACGGCGAATTGCGCGCCCACCACGCCTATCTTCAGGCAGCCGCCTGGGCGGCTGAGCGCAATCTCGATGGTTGCTACAAGTTTCTGCTTGGCCATGCTGCCGAAGAGCTGGAGCATATGCACCGCATCTTCAGCTTTCTGAACGATCTCGGAGCTCCAGTTATTTTCACCGAGCTGCCGGCTCCACAGGTCACCGCAAACGATATCAAAGGGTTGTTTGCAATTGTCGCGCAACACGAATCGCGTGTCACCTCCGCCATCAACGCAGCGGTTGATCTCGCGCGGTCTGAAAAAGACCATGCGACCACATCCTTCCTGCAATGGTTCGTGAACGAACAGCATGAGGAGGACAGCCTGTGCCGCACGATAATGGGCAAGATCGAGCTGATCGGTGACGGTCCCAATGCGCTTTATCTGATTGACCGCGAAATCGGCGAACTGGCTGAAAAGGCCTGA
- a CDS encoding DUF1269 domain-containing protein, giving the protein MSELVVVGFDGTEDADRVLLKLAGMKKEYLVDLEDAVVVVRDENGKVHLKQSVNLTAIGASSGFLSGGLWGGLVGLLFLNPLAGFAIGGAIGAGTGALAGSLTDYGIDDDFIKSLGETIPNGSSALFVLIRKVQPEKVMAELEGLRGRVIKTSLSPEQEAQLQKALSGGTEQAAAPAV; this is encoded by the coding sequence ATGTCCGAACTCGTCGTTGTCGGTTTTGACGGAACGGAAGATGCCGACCGGGTCCTTCTGAAACTTGCTGGAATGAAAAAGGAATATCTGGTCGATCTGGAAGATGCCGTCGTCGTCGTTCGCGATGAAAACGGCAAGGTGCACCTGAAGCAGAGCGTCAATCTGACGGCGATCGGTGCAAGCTCCGGTTTTCTCTCCGGTGGTCTCTGGGGCGGCCTCGTTGGCCTGCTGTTCCTCAATCCGCTCGCGGGATTTGCGATTGGCGGCGCGATCGGTGCGGGAACGGGTGCGCTTGCGGGGTCGCTGACGGATTACGGCATCGACGACGATTTCATCAAATCTCTGGGTGAAACCATCCCGAATGGCTCTTCGGCGTTGTTCGTGCTGATCCGCAAGGTGCAGCCGGAAAAGGTGATGGCGGAACTGGAAGGTCTTCGTGGGCGGGTCATCAAAACCTCGCTTTCGCCAGAGCAGGAAGCACAACTGCAAAAGGCGCTTTCCGGCGGAACGGAACAAGCGGCAGCACCTGCCGTCTGA
- the uppF gene encoding polysaccharide biosynthesis O-antigen ligase family protein UppF yields the protein MTHTGYQHAPDFDAPLAAMRLVGAFFIAFGVFLSGFVISEPAPYELMMVGQVAIWFLLGLRLSRTVVLLLCLLLAFNVGGYLSLTTMANLDEGPLYLAVSTFLALTSVFYAAIIEDKHQRLLLIFRAWLAAALITSLLGIIGYFHAIPGFEVFTLYDRAKGAFQDPNVFGPFLVTPSLYLIYGLLSGKAMHAPWRILGLLILSLAVFLSFSRAAWGLFLFSAVLLVFVMLLKERTAAFRLKILVLFLVAVALMVAAVIIALQFKQVADLFSSRASAVQSYDGGHLGRFARHYLGFLMAMEHPLGIGPMVFDDIFPAAEHNIWLKSLTTHGWFGFVIYLTLICWTIAACFKLLLRQRPWQPFLIISWVTFVGHVMIGNVIDTDHWRHFFLLLGILWGCMALEKRESLRRSRSAT from the coding sequence TTGACCCACACCGGTTACCAGCACGCACCGGATTTTGACGCACCGCTTGCTGCCATGCGGCTGGTCGGCGCGTTCTTCATTGCCTTCGGCGTCTTTCTTTCCGGCTTCGTGATTTCCGAACCGGCGCCCTATGAGCTGATGATGGTGGGGCAAGTAGCCATCTGGTTCCTGCTGGGATTGCGCCTTTCGCGCACCGTCGTCCTGCTTTTGTGCCTGCTGCTTGCCTTCAATGTCGGCGGTTATCTTTCGCTGACCACCATGGCCAATCTCGACGAGGGGCCGCTTTATCTCGCCGTGTCGACCTTTCTGGCGCTGACCTCGGTTTTTTATGCTGCGATCATCGAGGACAAGCACCAGCGGCTGCTGCTGATTTTCCGGGCCTGGCTCGCCGCAGCGTTGATTACCTCCCTGCTCGGCATCATCGGATATTTTCACGCCATTCCCGGTTTCGAGGTCTTTACCCTTTACGATCGCGCCAAGGGCGCCTTTCAGGACCCGAACGTCTTCGGTCCCTTCCTGGTGACGCCGTCGCTGTACCTGATTTACGGCCTGCTCTCCGGCAAGGCGATGCATGCGCCATGGCGGATCCTTGGCCTGCTCATTCTGTCTCTTGCCGTGTTCCTGTCGTTTTCACGCGCCGCATGGGGCCTTTTCCTGTTTTCGGCAGTGCTTCTGGTTTTCGTCATGCTGCTGAAAGAGCGTACGGCGGCATTCCGGCTGAAAATCCTCGTTCTGTTTCTCGTCGCCGTGGCATTGATGGTGGCAGCCGTCATCATCGCCCTGCAATTCAAGCAGGTAGCAGACCTGTTCTCCAGCCGCGCCTCGGCGGTGCAATCCTATGATGGCGGCCATCTCGGGCGTTTTGCCCGCCACTATCTCGGTTTCCTGATGGCGATGGAACATCCGCTCGGCATCGGCCCCATGGTGTTCGACGACATCTTTCCCGCCGCGGAACATAATATCTGGCTGAAGAGCCTGACCACGCATGGCTGGTTCGGCTTCGTCATCTATCTCACGCTGATCTGCTGGACCATTGCCGCCTGTTTCAAACTGCTGCTGCGCCAGCGGCCCTGGCAGCCGTTTCTCATCATTTCCTGGGTAACCTTTGTCGGGCATGTGATGATCGGCAACGTCATTGACACCGACCACTGGCGGCATTTCTTCCTGCTGCTCGGCATATTGTGGGGATGCATGGCTCTGGAAAAGCGCGAAAGCCTGCGCCGAAGCAGAAGTGCCACCTAA
- the uppE gene encoding polysaccharide biosynthesis glycosyltransferase UppE — protein MTKADKGRLEFDLATLRQQISERDAGEPSASESVVLNPLARQIANQLRAGNHSPNMVIGQLRLLEFSMLAIIAAIVNGIAARQGLETFLAVFGIGVLGAAVCVFLLQAGDCYQLPTLRAPLKMFARIQGAVCLSFVTVAGILLLFLPEALHSWQTFAIWYATGAIAIFTGRLILGFAIRHWGRNGVMERRAVIVGGGDAAKDLIRSLEQQTDNDIRICGIFDDRKSERSPDVVAGYPKLGTFAELVEFARLTKLDMLIIALPLSAEARILQLLRKLWVLPVDIRIAAHANKLRFRPRAYSHVGAVPMLDVFDKPIRDWDSVGKRVFDIVFSIIGIVLLWPVMLGAAIAVKTTSKGPVFFKQKRHGFNNETINVWKFRSMYTELSDPTAKKAVTKNDPRVTPVGRFLRKSSMDELPQLFNVLYGDLSLVGPRPHAVHAQTGDLKYTEVVEHYFARHKVKPGVTGWAQINGWRGEIDHGDKIKFRTEYDLYYIENWSLLLDLKILFLTPIRLLKSENAY, from the coding sequence ATGACCAAGGCTGACAAGGGAAGACTTGAATTCGATCTGGCGACGTTGCGCCAGCAAATCTCCGAGCGCGATGCGGGTGAGCCTTCCGCATCGGAAAGCGTTGTTCTCAATCCGCTTGCACGGCAGATCGCCAACCAGCTTCGCGCCGGCAACCATTCGCCAAACATGGTCATAGGCCAATTGCGTCTTCTCGAATTTTCGATGCTTGCGATCATCGCGGCCATCGTCAACGGCATCGCTGCGCGGCAGGGGCTTGAAACCTTTCTTGCGGTTTTCGGCATTGGGGTGCTGGGCGCGGCGGTTTGCGTGTTTCTTTTGCAGGCTGGCGACTGTTACCAGTTGCCGACGCTGCGCGCGCCGCTGAAAATGTTTGCACGCATTCAGGGCGCCGTCTGTCTGTCCTTCGTCACCGTCGCCGGCATCCTTCTCCTGTTTTTGCCAGAAGCGCTGCATTCCTGGCAGACTTTTGCCATCTGGTACGCCACCGGCGCAATCGCCATTTTCACCGGACGGCTGATCCTCGGCTTCGCCATTCGCCACTGGGGCCGCAACGGCGTGATGGAGCGTCGCGCCGTGATAGTCGGTGGCGGCGATGCCGCCAAGGACCTCATCCGCTCGCTCGAACAGCAAACGGACAATGATATCCGCATCTGCGGCATTTTCGACGACCGGAAAAGCGAGCGTTCGCCCGATGTGGTTGCCGGCTACCCCAAGCTCGGCACCTTCGCGGAACTGGTGGAATTCGCCCGCCTGACGAAGCTCGACATGCTGATCATCGCCCTGCCGCTCAGTGCCGAGGCGCGTATCCTCCAGCTCCTGCGCAAGCTGTGGGTGCTACCCGTCGATATCCGTATCGCGGCCCATGCCAACAAATTGCGTTTCCGCCCCCGCGCCTATTCCCATGTCGGCGCGGTGCCGATGCTCGACGTGTTCGACAAGCCGATACGCGACTGGGATTCGGTCGGGAAAAGGGTGTTCGACATCGTCTTCAGCATTATCGGCATCGTTCTGTTGTGGCCGGTGATGCTGGGCGCGGCTATTGCCGTCAAAACGACATCCAAAGGCCCGGTGTTCTTCAAGCAGAAGCGTCATGGCTTCAACAATGAAACGATCAATGTCTGGAAGTTCCGTTCCATGTATACGGAACTCAGCGATCCCACGGCAAAAAAGGCCGTCACGAAAAACGATCCGCGTGTCACGCCGGTCGGGCGGTTCCTGCGAAAATCCTCGATGGACGAGCTGCCACAGCTTTTCAACGTTCTTTACGGCGATCTTTCACTGGTCGGGCCGCGTCCGCACGCCGTGCATGCCCAGACGGGCGACCTGAAATATACCGAGGTGGTGGAGCATTATTTCGCCCGGCACAAGGTCAAGCCCGGTGTTACCGGCTGGGCGCAGATCAATGGCTGGCGTGGTGAGATTGACCACGGCGACAAGATCAAGTTCCGCACCGAATACGATCTCTATTATATCGAGAACTGGTCGCTGCTTCTCGATCTCAAGATCCTGTTCCTGACGCCGATCCGGCTGCTCAAATCGGAAAATGCCTATTGA
- the uppD gene encoding polysaccharide biosynthesis type 4 glycosyltransferase UppD, with translation MADDGRPLRIIHCFRSPVGGVFRHVRDLIEEHVKQGHKVGIVCDSSTGGAHEERLFAQIAPMLELGLTRLPIKRSISPGDLWALVKSYNHIKSLRPDILHGHSAKGGALARLIGSLLRVNKYRVARLYSPHGGSLHYDRKSLKGQLFLRIERFQEHFTDALCFVCNFEQETYETKVGKPRTRTAMIYNGVQESEFETVPAREGAARFLYIGMLRDLKGPDIFIRAFAKMERSIGQPMSGVIVGDGPDRDKYADMIVKTGLSQRISMHAAMPARQAFALATTVVVPSRAEAMPYIVLEALAAGKTVIASHVGGIAEVLGEDSEALVPAGDADALAKIMVKDAESTDWGKRVMPRPDSFKAKFSTPVMADDMMKLYRHLLSL, from the coding sequence ATGGCGGATGACGGTCGTCCCCTGCGCATCATTCACTGTTTCCGCTCTCCCGTCGGTGGCGTGTTCCGCCATGTCCGCGACCTGATCGAAGAACACGTCAAGCAGGGCCACAAGGTCGGCATCGTCTGTGATAGTTCGACCGGCGGCGCGCATGAGGAACGGCTTTTCGCGCAGATCGCCCCGATGCTGGAGCTAGGGTTGACCCGCCTGCCGATCAAGCGGTCGATCAGCCCCGGCGACCTCTGGGCGCTCGTTAAGTCCTACAACCATATCAAAAGTTTGCGGCCGGATATTTTGCATGGGCACAGCGCCAAGGGTGGCGCTCTGGCCCGGCTGATCGGCTCACTGTTGCGGGTGAACAAGTATCGCGTAGCCCGCCTCTATTCGCCGCACGGCGGCAGCCTGCATTACGATCGCAAAAGCCTTAAAGGGCAGCTGTTCCTGCGTATCGAGCGGTTTCAGGAGCATTTCACGGACGCCCTGTGTTTCGTTTGCAATTTCGAACAGGAAACCTACGAAACCAAGGTCGGCAAACCACGCACCCGCACGGCGATGATCTATAACGGCGTGCAGGAAAGCGAGTTTGAAACCGTGCCCGCCCGCGAAGGGGCAGCGCGCTTTCTCTATATCGGCATGTTGCGTGACCTGAAGGGCCCCGACATCTTCATCAGGGCATTCGCCAAGATGGAACGCAGCATCGGCCAGCCCATGTCCGGCGTCATCGTCGGCGATGGGCCGGACAGGGACAAATATGCTGATATGATCGTCAAGACCGGACTTTCGCAGCGCATTTCCATGCACGCCGCCATGCCCGCCAGACAGGCATTCGCGCTGGCGACCACGGTGGTGGTTCCCTCACGCGCCGAGGCGATGCCTTACATCGTGCTGGAAGCGCTTGCTGCGGGGAAAACCGTCATCGCCTCGCATGTTGGAGGCATAGCTGAGGTTCTGGGAGAAGACAGCGAGGCGCTCGTTCCGGCTGGAGACGCCGATGCGCTGGCAAAGATAATGGTCAAGGATGCCGAAAGCACGGACTGGGGGAAACGGGTGATGCCCCGCCCCGACAGCTTCAAGGCGAAATTTTCAACGCCTGTCATGGCCGACGACATGATGAAGCTCTATCGTCACCTGCTTTCCCTCTAG
- the uppC gene encoding polysaccharide export protein UppC: MPLAGSRHVTALTLAVLTALSGCAAYQPAPKAFHEGALQPYHVDSGDRLRINVFEQTGLTNTYTVDQAGYVAFPLVGQVPARGKTLPQLEAAIAAKLRQGYLRDPDVTIEIDRYRPVFIMGEVGRPGQYSYVPGMTAQNAIAIAGGFTPRANQADVDITRKINTEVMTGRIGITAPILAGDTVYVRERFF; the protein is encoded by the coding sequence ATGCCGCTCGCCGGATCACGACATGTCACCGCACTGACGCTTGCCGTTCTAACGGCCCTTTCCGGTTGCGCGGCATATCAACCTGCGCCCAAGGCGTTTCACGAGGGCGCCCTGCAGCCCTATCATGTCGATAGCGGTGACAGGCTGCGCATCAACGTATTCGAACAGACCGGGCTGACAAATACCTATACGGTCGATCAGGCTGGTTATGTCGCCTTCCCGCTCGTCGGTCAGGTTCCCGCCCGAGGCAAGACGCTGCCGCAGCTCGAAGCCGCCATTGCCGCCAAGTTGCGTCAGGGTTATCTGCGCGATCCCGATGTGACGATCGAGATCGATCGTTATCGCCCCGTCTTCATCATGGGCGAAGTCGGCCGTCCCGGCCAATATTCCTACGTGCCGGGCATGACGGCGCAGAACGCCATCGCCATCGCCGGCGGCTTCACGCCACGCGCCAATCAGGCCGATGTCGATATCACCCGCAAGATCAATACCGAGGTGATGACCGGCCGGATCGGGATCACCGCACCAATTCTTGCGGGCGATACGGTCTATGTGCGTGAACGCTTCTTCTGA
- the uppB gene encoding polysaccharide biosynthesis protein UppB, giving the protein MNGDRIDDRDVDIDLARLVAAIWQRKGRIAAITLLAGGAAFVVASMMSPAYKGEARVLIESRAASFGASQQSNAPAEPVLDELTISSQVQILQSVDLIKQVAKDMKLYERQELDPAARPSLVSKLLVAVGVKKDPQQVPPEERILKAFQERLQVYQVESSRVITVEFSSEDPMLAAAVPNAMMKAYIALQSGAKLDTSTEAARWLEPEIASLREKVRDADRKVADYRASSDILSAGQGETLATRQLSDISTELGRIRGERANAEARAEGVRNALSSGRPLDTFPDVVASPMIQRLKESEAAMRSQISDLSSSLLEGHPRIKALRSQIDGIQRQIQEETRKVLASLENEANVSRLRERQLVQQLNVLKTESVRAGEQQVGLNDLEREASAQRQLLETYLARYREATSRAGSAESTPADARVISTAVEPREPYFPKTGAITIVVTLAAFLLSCIVVMLVELFTGRALKPVGKTHVPPLSDPPPPAKARADTDETPDTPEQPLPAREEDAPPAVRSMPAAARQSIVEQEAQIPVAAVAAKSALPVADAAAAKVDAAEEEIDNADNFSIDSVASFLATRLAKSVAAVVSPAGDSGSTTTVMLARALSEMGRSVVLVDMTASACPTRLMAPETGLPGVMDLLAGAAAFGETIHGDRLSDAHIVPRGNAQPREAMRAIDRLTMILSALSDAYDTVLVECGAAQISSLEKMLRNLPAEIVVSVPGNDSELLEKTLGELVAHGYEQALPMTGMRKPDRLSAA; this is encoded by the coding sequence ATGAACGGCGATCGCATTGATGACAGGGATGTGGATATCGATCTCGCGCGGCTCGTCGCTGCCATATGGCAGCGCAAGGGCAGGATAGCGGCGATCACGCTGCTTGCCGGGGGCGCCGCCTTCGTTGTCGCAAGCATGATGTCGCCCGCTTACAAGGGCGAGGCGCGCGTCCTCATCGAATCGCGCGCGGCCTCCTTCGGTGCGTCGCAGCAGTCGAATGCGCCCGCCGAACCCGTGCTCGATGAATTGACCATCTCCAGCCAGGTGCAGATCCTGCAATCTGTTGACCTCATCAAGCAGGTCGCGAAAGATATGAAGCTTTATGAGCGGCAGGAGCTTGACCCGGCGGCGCGTCCTTCTCTCGTCTCGAAGCTGCTGGTTGCTGTCGGCGTCAAGAAAGATCCGCAGCAGGTGCCGCCAGAGGAACGGATACTGAAGGCGTTCCAGGAGAGGTTGCAGGTCTACCAGGTCGAAAGCTCGCGCGTCATCACGGTCGAGTTCTCGTCCGAGGACCCCATGCTTGCGGCAGCAGTCCCCAACGCGATGATGAAGGCCTATATCGCGCTGCAGAGCGGCGCGAAACTGGACACAAGCACGGAGGCGGCACGCTGGCTGGAGCCGGAAATCGCCAGTCTGCGTGAGAAGGTTCGCGATGCGGACAGGAAGGTCGCGGATTACCGCGCCTCGTCCGATATTCTGTCGGCAGGGCAGGGCGAAACGCTCGCCACCCGGCAACTCAGCGATATCTCGACCGAACTTGGCCGTATCCGCGGCGAGCGGGCGAATGCGGAGGCGCGGGCAGAGGGCGTGCGCAACGCGCTTTCGAGCGGTCGCCCACTCGATACTTTCCCCGACGTCGTCGCCTCGCCGATGATCCAGAGACTGAAGGAAAGCGAGGCTGCCATGCGCAGCCAGATTTCCGATCTGTCTTCCTCGCTGCTGGAAGGCCATCCGCGTATCAAGGCGCTGCGCAGCCAAATTGACGGCATACAGCGGCAGATTCAGGAAGAGACCCGCAAGGTGCTCGCAAGTCTCGAAAACGAGGCAAATGTGTCCCGCCTGCGAGAGCGGCAACTGGTTCAGCAATTGAATGTGCTGAAAACGGAAAGCGTACGCGCCGGTGAGCAGCAGGTTGGCCTCAACGACCTGGAGCGCGAGGCTTCGGCTCAGCGCCAGCTTCTTGAAACCTATCTCGCCCGTTACCGCGAGGCGACGTCGCGCGCCGGTTCAGCCGAATCCACGCCCGCCGATGCCCGCGTGATTTCAACTGCAGTGGAGCCGCGCGAACCCTACTTCCCGAAGACCGGCGCCATCACCATTGTCGTCACGCTGGCGGCCTTCCTTCTCTCCTGCATCGTTGTCATGCTCGTGGAACTGTTCACCGGGCGGGCGTTGAAGCCGGTGGGCAAGACCCATGTCCCGCCGCTGTCCGATCCACCACCGCCCGCCAAAGCGCGTGCTGACACGGATGAGACACCGGATACGCCGGAGCAACCGCTTCCCGCACGTGAAGAGGATGCGCCGCCTGCGGTTCGTTCCATGCCTGCCGCTGCCCGCCAGTCCATTGTCGAACAGGAAGCGCAGATACCGGTCGCAGCCGTTGCTGCCAAATCGGCCCTGCCGGTTGCAGACGCCGCGGCTGCGAAAGTGGACGCTGCGGAAGAAGAGATCGACAACGCCGACAATTTCTCGATCGACTCCGTCGCGTCTTTCCTCGCCACCCGTCTTGCGAAATCCGTCGCAGCGGTCGTGTCTCCAGCTGGCGACAGTGGTTCGACCACCACCGTCATGCTGGCGCGCGCCCTGTCCGAAATGGGCCGTTCGGTCGTTCTCGTCGATATGACGGCATCGGCCTGTCCGACGCGCCTGATGGCGCCTGAGACCGGACTGCCGGGCGTCATGGACCTTTTGGCAGGTGCCGCCGCCTTTGGCGAAACCATTCACGGCGACCGGCTTTCCGATGCCCATATCGTGCCGCGCGGCAATGCGCAGCCGCGAGAGGCCATGCGCGCGATCGACCGGCTGACGATGATCCTTAGCGCGCTTTCCGACGCCTATGACACGGTTCTGGTGGAATGCGGCGCGGCGCAGATATCGAGCCTTGAGAAAATGCTGCGCAATCTGCCGGCGGAAATCGTCGTGTCCGTTCCCGGTAATGATAGCGAATTGCTGGAAAAGACCCTCGGAGAACTGGTTGCCCACGGCTACGAGCAGGCATTGCCGATGACCGGCATGCGCAAACCGGACCGTCTGAGCGCCGCCTGA